In one Lolium rigidum isolate FL_2022 chromosome 3, APGP_CSIRO_Lrig_0.1, whole genome shotgun sequence genomic region, the following are encoded:
- the LOC124700194 gene encoding UDP-glycosyltransferase 91C1-like: MDNSSSSSSPLHVVICPWLAFGHLLPCLDLAERLASRGHRVSFVSTPRNIARLPPVRPAVAPLVDFVALPLPHVEGLPEGAESTNDVPYEQFELHRKAFDGLAAPFWEFMGAVCAEGAKKPDWIIVDVFHHWASASAIEHKVPCAMLVLAAASITATWAANVAKQAASWEGEPEAGTPRFEVERRKLARTLRESGMSIAERVSLTLQRCNLVVIRSCLEWEPESFPQLATLGGKPVVPLGLLPPSPEGGRGVSKDGEDATVRWLDVQPAKSVVYVALGSEVPLRTEQVHELALGLELAGTRFLWALRKPSGVPDGDVLPPGFEERTHGRGLVVTGWVPQISVLAHGAVGAFLTHCGWNSTIEGLLFGHPLIMLPIFGDQGPNARLMEGRQVGVQVQRNETDGSFDRDGVATAVRAVAVEEESRMIFVANAKKMQEIVADNKVHERCIDGFIQRLRSYKE, encoded by the exons ATGGACAACAGctcatcctcttcctcgccgctgcACGTCGTGATCTGCCCGTGGCTCGCCTTCGGCCACCTGCTGCCCTGCCTCGACCTCGCCGAGCGCCTGGCGTCGCGGGGCCACCGCGTGTCGTTCGTCTCCACGCCGCGCAACATCGCGCGACTCCCGCCGGTCCGGCCAGCCGTGGCGCCGCTAGTCGACTTCGTCGCGCTGCCGCTCCCGCACGTCGAAGGGCTGCCCGAAGGCGCCGAGTCCACCAACGACGTCCCGTACGAGCAGTTCGAGCTCCACCGCAAGGCGTTCGACGGCCTCGCCGCTCCATTTTGGGAGTTCATGGGCGCCGTATGCGCCGAGGGTGCCAAGAAACCGGACTGGATCATCGTCGATGTCTTCCACCACTGGGCTTCCGCCTCCGCCATTGAGCACAAG GTTCCTTGCGCGATGCTGGTTCTGGCTGCTGCAAGTATCACCGCCACCTGGGCCGCCAACGTGGCCAAGCAAGCAGCGTCTTGGGAGGGAGAACCGGAAGCAGGGACGCCAAGGTTCGAGGTGGAGAGGAGAAAGCTGGCGAGAACACTGCGCGAGTCAGGGATGTCCATCGCCGAGCGTGTCTCCTTGACGCTCCAGAGGTGCAACCTCGTCGTCATCCGGAGCTGTCTCGAGTGGGAGCCGGAGAGCTTCCCTCAACTGGCGACGCTCGGCGGCAAGCCGGTCGTCCCCCTTGGCCTCCTGCCGCCATCACCCGAGGGAGGCCGCGGCGTCAGCAAGGACGGGGAGGACGCCACCGTGCGTTGGCTCGACGTGCAGCCGGCCAAGTCGGTCGTGTACGTGGCCCTAGGGAGCGAGGTGCCCCTGCGCACGGAGCAGGTGCACGAGCTGGCCCTCGGGCTGGAGCTCGCCGGGACGCGCTTCCTGTGGGCTCTGCGGAagcccagcggcgtgccggacgGCGACGTCCTCCCTCCGGGGTTCGAGGAACGCACGCACGGCCGCGGGCTCGTGGTGACCGGGTGGGTTCCGCAGATCAGCGTGCTTGCGCACGGCGCCGTGGGCGCGTTCCTGacgcactgcgggtggaactccaCCATCGAAGGGCTCCTTTTTGGGCATCCGCTGATCATGTTACCCATCTTCGGCGACCAAGGGCCTAACGCGCGGCTCATGGAGGGGAGACAGGTCGGGGTGCAGGTGCAGAGGAATGAAACCGATGGTTCGTTCGACCGAGATGGCGTCGCGACAGCGGTTCGGGCCGTCGCCGTCGAGGAAGAAAGCAGGATGATCTTCGTGGCCAACGCGAAGAAGATGCAGGAGATTGTGGCGGACAACAAAGTCCATGAAAGGTGCATCGACGGGTTTATTCAGCGTCTGAGATCTTACAAGGAGTGA